One region of Solanum pennellii chromosome 6, SPENNV200 genomic DNA includes:
- the LOC107021495 gene encoding endonuclease III homolog 1, chloroplastic-like produces MSVSLLRNTAFLPSISLGIQTTFSAKMRRTRSSLNQETPSQKNPGCDGTGGSSVPELRVFIRRKRVKKTVEVIAKEVKEESSGKKLVRLPDIEDFSYSKDITHPQSTPSKTVRLTGEKTLPQLMQTEIRGFSLSDPLQPPSNWEKVLEGIRKMRSAEDAPVDSMGCEKAGSSLPAKERRFAVLVSSLLSSQTKDQVNHGAVQRLLQNGLLAADAIDSANEETIKSLIYPVGFYTRKASNLKKVAKICLSKYNGDIPSSLEELLLLPGIGPKMAHLVMNVAWENVQGICVDTHVHRISNRLGWVSRPGTKQKTRTPEETRESLQLWLPKEEWVPINPLLVGFGQTICIPLRPRCAICTVSDLCPSAFKEAASPSSTPKK; encoded by the exons ATGTCTGTCTCTCTTCTGAGAAACACTGCGTTTCTTCCCTCAATCTCACTTGGAATTCAAACCACTTTCTCCGCCAAAATGCGAAGAACACGTAGCTCCCTCAACCAAGAAACCCCTTCTCAGAAAAACCCAG GTTGTGATGGCACAGGTGGAAGCTCCGTTCCTGAACTTCGTGTTTTCATCCGAAGAAAGAGAGTTAAAAAGACTGTGGAAGTCATAGCCAAAGAGGTCAAGGAAGAATCTTCTGGCAAAAAA CTTGTTAGACTGCCTGATATAGAGGATTTTTCCTATTCGAAGGACATTACACACCCCCAGTCAA CACCTTCCAAAACTGTGCGTTTGACAGGAGAAAAAACTCTACCCCAGTTGATGCAAACAG AAATTAGAGGCTTCAGTCTATCTGATCCACTACAACCACCGTCGAACTGGGAAAAAGTCCTTGAAGGGATCCGCAAGATGAGATCTGCAGAAGATGCACCTGTAGACTCCATGGGTTGTGAGAAAGCTGGGAGTTCACTTCCTGCCAAG GAAAGAAGATTTGCAGTCCTTGTATCATCACTCTTGTCAAGCCAGACCAAAGATCAAGTTAATCATG GAGCTGTCCAGCGTCTCCTTCAAAATGGCTTGCTTGCTGCAGATGCCATTGACTCAGCCAATGAAGAAACAATCAAGAGTTTGATATATCCA GTGGGGTTTTACACACGAAAAGCTAGCAACCTGAAAAAAGTTGCAAAAATTTGTCTATCAAAATACAATGGGGACATCCCTAGTTCATTGGAAGAATTGCTTCTGCTCCCAGGAATTGGTCCCAAGATGGCTCACCTA gttatgaatgttgCATGGGAAAACGTCCAAGGGATATGTGTAGATACTCATGTGCATCGTATTTCTAATCGGCTTGGATGGGTATCACGTCCTGGAACTAAGCAG AAAACGAGAACCCCTGAGGAGACTAGGGAGTCCTTGCAACTTTGGCTTCCAAAGGAAGAATGGGTACCAATCAATCCTCTCTTG GTTGGGTTTGGTCAGACCATTTGTATACCTTTGAGACCACGTTGTGCAATCTGTACAGTAAGTGATCTCTGCCCATCAGCATTCAAAGAGGCAGCAAGCCCATCGTCCACACCCAAGAAGTGA
- the LOC107021362 gene encoding gamma-secretase subunit APH1-like, protein MTVAAGIGYALLALGPSLSLFIALISKKPFLILTLLSSTLVWLMSLIVMSALWRAFLPLKTTAWWPYAILILTSVGFQEGLRILFWKVYKKLEDLLDAFADRVSKPRLFMTDKMQIALAGGLGHGVAHAVFFCLGLLTPAFGPATYYVEKCSKIPFFLVSAIIALAFATIHTFSMVIAFSGYEEGNKVDQCFAPVVHLIAGMLTLTNLAFGGCMIGIPLLYCVAIVTLVHCGKMAWRRLIESRNREGNFSNSQ, encoded by the exons ATGACAGTTGCAGCAGGAATTGGATACGCTTTGTTAGCTCTTGGCCCTTCTCTCTCACTCTTCATCGCTCTTATCTCAAAGAAACCCTTCTTGATTCTCACACTTCTTTCAAG TACATTGGTATGGCTTATGAGTCTGATAGTAATGTCAGCGCTTTGGAGGGCATTCCTTCCACTAAAAACAACAGCATGGTGGCCGTATGCTATCCTCATACTCACTTCTGTTGGTTTTCAAGAAGGACTTCGTATTCTCTTCTGGAAAGTTTACAA GAAGCTGGAGGATTTATTGGATGCGTTTGCTGACAGAGTCTCTAAACCTCGCCTCTTTATGACAGACAAGATGCAAATTGCTCTTG CTGGGGGTTTGGGACATGGTGTGGCTCATGCTGTGTTTTTCTGCCTTGGCCTTTTGACACCTGCATTTGGACCAGCGACATACTATGTAGAGAAATGCTCAAAGATACccttttttcttgtttctg CTATTATAGCCCTTGCCTTTGCTACCATCCACACTTTCTCCATGGTTATTGCATTCAGTGGATATGAAGAAGGAAACAAAGTGGACCAGTGTTTTGCTCCTGTTGTTCACTTAATTGCTGGCATGTTG ACACTGACGAATCTTGCATTTGGAGGCTGCATGATTGGCATTCCACTCCTCTATTGTGTAGCAATCGTGACCTTGGTACATTGCGGAAAGATGGCATGGAGGAGATTGATAGAAAGCCGAAACAGGGAGGGGAACTTCAGCAATAGCCAGTAA